A genome region from Anopheles stephensi strain Indian chromosome 2, UCI_ANSTEP_V1.0, whole genome shotgun sequence includes the following:
- the LOC118503072 gene encoding cysteine--tRNA ligase, cytoplasmic, whose protein sequence is MAKRVQPTWQAPEEKTAPKLYLYNSLTRRKEPFVPRDGRNVHWYSCGPTVYDASHMGHARSYISFDILRRVLTDYFGYNVLYVMNITDIDDKIIKRARQNYLYEQYLQQAKDMPLERLLDDSKEVMAAFRENVGRTTDADKKTMMDRMLEKLTAAVDNLSLAVKQGDDGRIRQAQDQFLQDSKDPLADLLDSKQGSSVTENAIFETLPRYWEDAFHRDMAALNVLQPDVLTRVSEYVPQIVAYIEQIIANGLAYEANGSVYFDVAGFDRREQHHYAKLVPEAYGDAKQLQEGEGDLSVGADRLTEKRSPNDFALWKSSKAGEPWWDSPWGRGRPGWHIECSAMASDICGDYLDIHTGGVDLKFPHHDNELAQSEAHDGSSEWVKYFLHTGHLTIAGCKMSKSLKNFVTIQQALEKHTATQLRLAFLLHSWKDTLDYSENTMEMAVQYERFLNEFFLNVKDLTRHVQTGPARDAFDRWGSDEADLQQKFADGRAAIHEALCDNVDTRTALDVMRGLVSACNVYIKAHRSSGFNALLLRRVASYCTDLLHIFGAINGPRGGIGFPISSGAAGAGTGMAGDLEQTVMPYLQALAEFRNAVREQARGIKATEILQLCDQLRDDVLPGLGVRLEDREGAPSALKLVPAEVLLREREAKRAEENRKAAEKERKKAEAAAAQAAKDALRKINPIEMFRSETDKYSAFDEATGLPTHDTEGKEVSKGQLKKLQKLQQAQEKRYQEYLASKEAN, encoded by the exons atggcaaaacgtGTACAACCGACGTGGCAAGCACCGGAGGAAAAGACCGCCCCAAAGCTCTACCTGTACAACAGCTTGACGCGGCGGAAAGAACCGTTTGTTCCGCGCGATGGTCGCAATGTGCACTGGTACAGCTGTGGGCCTACCGTGTACGATGCGTCCCATATGGGCCACGCCCGGTCCTACATTAGCTTCGACATTTTGCGCCGTGTGTTGACCGACTACTTCGGGTACAACGTGCTGTACGTGATGAACATCACCGACATCGACGATAAGATCATCAAGCGAGCGCGCCAGAACTATCTGTACGAGCAGTACCTGCAGCAGGCGAAGGATATGCCGCTGGAACGGTTGCTGGACGACAGCAAGGAGGTGATGGCAGCGTTCCGGGAGAATGTAGGACGTACGACTGATGCGGACAAAAAAACGATGATGGATCGTATGCTGGAGAAGCTGACAGCGGCCGTGGACAACCTGTCGCTTGCGGTGAAACAAGGAGACGATGGGCGCATCCGGCAGGCGCAGGACCAGTTCCTGCAGGATTCGAAGGATCCGTTGGCCGACCTGCTCGACAGTAAGCAGGGTTCGTCGGTGACGGAAAATGCAATTTTCGAAACCTTGCCCCGCTACTGGGAGGATGCGTTCCACAGGGACATGGCGGCCCTGAACGTGCTCCAGCCGGATGTGCTGACACGCGTCAGCGAGTATGTGCCGCAAATCGTGGCGTACATCGAGCAGATCATTGCAAACGGCTTGGCGTACGAAGCGAACGGGTCCGTGTACTTCGATGTGGCCGGGTTCGATCGACGCGAGCAGCACCATTACGCGAAGCTGGTTCCGGAGGCTTACGGGGACGCAAAGCAGCTGCAGGAAGGCGAGGGCGACTTGAGCGTCGGTGCGGACCGGTTGACGGAGAAACGATCGCCGAATGATTTTGCCCTGTGGAAGAGCAGTAAGGCGGGCGAACCGTGGTGGGATAGTCCTTGGGGCCGTGGCCGTCCGGGTTGGCACATCGAATGCTCGGCGATGGCATCGGACATCTGTGGCGACTATCTGGACATCCACACCGGTGGTGTTGATCTGAAGTTCCCGCACCACGATAACGAGCTGGCCCAAAGCGAGGCACACGATGGAAGCTCCGAGTGGGTGAAGTACTTCCTGCACACCGGTCATCTCACGATCGCCGGCTGCAAGATGTCGAAATCGCTGAAGAATTTCGTCACGATCCAGCAGGCACTGGAGAAGCATACGGCGACGCAGCTTCGGCTGGCGTTCTTGCTCCATTCGTGGAAGGACACGCTCGATTACTCGGAAAACACGATGGAAATGGCCGTGCAGTACGAGCGGTTCTTGAACGAGTTCTTCCTCAACGTGAAGGACCTGACGCGTCACGTACAGACGGGCCCGGCGCGGGATGCGTTCGATCGGTGGGGATCGGACGAGGCGGACTTGCAGCAGAAGTTTGCCGATGGCCGTGCGGCCATCCACGAAGCGCTCTGTGATAATGTCGATACTCGCACGGCGTTGGATGTGATGCGAGGACTCGTGTCCGCTTGCAACGTGTACATTAAGGCGCATCGATCGTCGGGCTTTAATGCGCTGCTGTTGCGCCGTGTCGCCAGCTACTGCACGGACCTGTTGCACATCTTCGGCGCGATCAATGGTCCACGGGGAGGAATTGGATTCCCGATAAGCTCTGGGGCGGCCGGCGCTGGAACGGGAATGGCTGGAGAT CTCGAACAAACCGTTATGCCTTACCTGCAAGCGTTGGCAGAGTTCCGGAACGCCGTCCGAGAGCAAGCCCGAGGTATTAAAGCGACCGAAATTCTTCAGCTCTGCGATCAGCTTCGTGACGACGTACTGCCTGGGTTGGGCGTAAGGCTCGAGGATCGGGAAGGTGCACCGTCCGCCCTGAAGCTAGTTCCGGCCGAGGTGTTGCTGCGCGAACGGGAAGCCAAGCGCGCAGAGGAGAACCGTAAAGCGGCTGAAAAGGAGCGGAAAAAGGCGGAAGCGGCAGCAGCCCAAGCAGCCAAAGATGCGCTGCGTAAGATCAATCCGATCGAGATGTTCCGTAGCGAGACGGACAAGTATTCGGCGTTTGATGAAGCGACTGGGCTGCCGACGCACGATACCGAGGGCAAGGAAGTAAGCAAGGGCCAGCTGAAGAAGCTGCAAAAGTTGCAGCAGGCACAGGAGAAACGCTACCAGGAATATCTGGCCTCGAAGGAGGCGAACTAA